From Streptomyces griseorubiginosus, one genomic window encodes:
- a CDS encoding DUF3291 domain-containing protein: protein MTEAASYQLAQVNIGRLKAPLDSAQLKDFVDNLDPVNADADAADGFVWRLQSEEGDATDIAVFGDEWLIINMSVWRDADALTAYMYQGRHREMLARRREFFERVQEAMVTLWWVPAGHRPTVAEAESRLLHLRTNGPTPYAFTLRRLFPAQGAEPAVALELPDDLGCSV from the coding sequence ATGACTGAAGCCGCCTCGTACCAACTCGCCCAGGTGAACATCGGCCGGCTCAAGGCCCCGCTGGACTCGGCGCAGTTGAAGGACTTCGTCGACAACCTCGACCCCGTGAACGCCGACGCGGACGCCGCCGACGGGTTCGTCTGGCGGTTGCAGAGCGAGGAGGGCGACGCCACGGACATCGCCGTGTTCGGCGACGAGTGGCTGATCATCAACATGTCGGTGTGGCGGGACGCCGACGCGCTGACGGCGTACATGTACCAGGGGCGGCACCGCGAGATGCTCGCGCGCCGCAGGGAGTTCTTCGAGCGGGTCCAGGAGGCGATGGTGACCCTGTGGTGGGTCCCGGCGGGCCACCGCCCCACGGTCGCCGAGGCGGAGTCCCGCCTGCTGCACCTGCGCACCAACGGCCCGACCCCGTACGCTTTCACCCTGCGCCGGCTCTTCCCGGCCCAGGGCGCGGAGCCGGCGGTCGCCCTGGAGCTGCCGGACGACCTGGGGTGCTCGGTGTAG